The following are from one region of the Streptomyces fradiae genome:
- a CDS encoding helix-turn-helix domain-containing protein has protein sequence MPRQFDGSRVRAVRRGKDLHQRELAEMVGVSAPTVARWESGQDFPKGEKLPVIAAALGQPLNVLFPHDGPPDLQLLRCDAGLSVAQAAAIIGASRVPVSNAESGRRRLSDAYVQPLARAYGVTEEELLAAQDCSFGLRPRASRDEPASAPRTVGEKINYLLQHGYVGQEAPSDEEIARLVNEHAGMAAVTADDIAALRAGATTEASDVVRTGLAQALQVDAALFQDDAEVDPKVREFMEALRFLGSIHRGQILGLAARGNAGGLSAEMMAKINELVGELKHKLPEVQDGQ, from the coding sequence GTGCCACGTCAGTTCGACGGCAGCCGCGTGCGCGCTGTCCGACGGGGCAAGGATCTTCACCAAAGGGAACTGGCCGAGATGGTGGGGGTCAGCGCCCCCACGGTCGCGCGATGGGAGAGCGGCCAGGACTTCCCCAAGGGCGAGAAGCTCCCCGTGATCGCAGCGGCGCTCGGTCAGCCGCTCAATGTCCTTTTCCCTCACGACGGTCCGCCGGATCTTCAGCTCCTGCGCTGCGACGCCGGCCTCAGCGTGGCGCAGGCCGCTGCGATCATCGGCGCGAGCCGCGTACCGGTGAGCAACGCCGAATCCGGCCGGCGCCGACTCAGTGATGCTTACGTACAGCCGCTCGCACGGGCGTACGGGGTGACCGAAGAGGAGTTGCTGGCCGCCCAGGACTGCTCGTTCGGGCTTCGTCCCAGGGCCTCGCGTGACGAGCCGGCGTCCGCCCCCCGCACGGTCGGAGAGAAGATCAACTATCTCCTGCAGCACGGGTACGTCGGTCAGGAAGCGCCCTCTGATGAGGAAATCGCACGGCTTGTCAATGAGCATGCGGGCATGGCGGCCGTCACCGCCGACGACATCGCCGCCCTCCGTGCGGGTGCCACAACCGAGGCTTCCGATGTGGTGCGTACCGGCCTGGCCCAGGCCCTCCAGGTCGACGCGGCACTCTTCCAGGACGATGCCGAGGTCGACCCTAAGGTCCGCGAATTCATGGAGGCACTCCGCTTCCTCGGCTCGATTCACCGGGGGCAGATCCTCGGCCTGGCTGCCCGCGGCAACGCTGGTGGACTGTCCGCCGAGATGATGGCCAAGATCAACGAGCTCGTCGGAGAGCTGAAGCACAAGCTGCCAGAGGTGCAGGACGGGCAGTGA
- a CDS encoding esterase encodes MPDGVRGALVQRVSPRYDGPLDVSWLPVDAQKLPLGRIRLHWEPAPRAGWNVNAHLGLATTEVHLASWPAAPDDWPRLVRPTLHEVTGLCAALAFTTKALDLSNRLAEV; translated from the coding sequence ATGCCGGACGGTGTCCGCGGCGCGCTCGTTCAGCGCGTCTCTCCACGGTACGACGGCCCTCTCGACGTCAGCTGGCTCCCCGTCGATGCCCAGAAGCTCCCCCTCGGCCGCATCCGCCTCCACTGGGAGCCCGCTCCCCGCGCCGGCTGGAACGTCAACGCCCACCTGGGCCTGGCCACCACCGAGGTACACCTCGCCTCCTGGCCCGCGGCCCCGGACGACTGGCCACGCCTGGTCCGCCCGACCCTCCACGAGGTGACCGGCCTGTGCGCCGCCCTCGCGTTCACGACCAAAGCCCTCGACCTCTCGAACCGCCTTGCCGAGGTCTGA
- a CDS encoding DUF317 domain-containing protein: MHSPDSPDRYEEVLVSPMYLAGSNGAGDAGFAPVAHWPHHYLDDGPCQLLVTSPDQRIRIGWYGDDFELWKITAAQEAVAPPHWTATFNHVTPAEIVAGLTTALAQDYAASDPYENDGRFLANPSVHWADAVQPLLDAGWQRRLTYGLIEITAPDRLAGVEIDTLRGGPDSEAVTLWAGPRGWGTRAEAVFTSRTPSHLIAATAAVMASSAPVVRERHMIHREVEPLVTLTPVDPAAAPPGPRSPTPLDVRRTAVTEAVRRAARAPRTAADLRVMAAQSRTTSSARKRSPSPAPTAAARAPVASSARRHSR; the protein is encoded by the coding sequence ATGCACTCCCCTGACAGCCCGGACCGGTACGAAGAGGTACTGGTCAGCCCCATGTACCTCGCCGGCTCCAACGGAGCCGGCGACGCCGGCTTCGCCCCCGTGGCCCACTGGCCGCACCACTACCTCGACGACGGCCCCTGCCAACTCCTCGTCACCTCGCCCGACCAGCGGATCAGGATCGGGTGGTACGGCGACGACTTCGAGCTGTGGAAGATCACCGCAGCCCAGGAGGCCGTCGCCCCACCACACTGGACGGCGACCTTCAACCACGTCACCCCGGCCGAGATCGTCGCCGGCCTCACCACCGCCCTCGCCCAGGACTACGCCGCATCCGACCCGTACGAGAACGACGGACGTTTCCTGGCGAACCCGTCGGTGCACTGGGCCGACGCCGTTCAGCCGCTGCTCGATGCCGGCTGGCAGCGCAGGCTCACGTACGGACTCATCGAGATCACCGCTCCCGACAGGCTCGCAGGCGTCGAGATCGACACCCTTCGCGGGGGACCCGACAGCGAGGCCGTCACGCTGTGGGCCGGCCCCCGGGGCTGGGGTACACGGGCGGAGGCGGTGTTCACGTCCCGCACCCCGTCCCACCTGATCGCCGCGACGGCTGCCGTCATGGCGAGTTCAGCCCCGGTGGTCCGTGAGCGGCACATGATCCACCGCGAGGTGGAGCCGCTGGTCACCCTGACGCCGGTCGACCCGGCCGCGGCTCCCCCGGGCCCTCGCTCTCCGACTCCGCTCGACGTCAGGCGCACCGCCGTCACCGAGGCCGTCCGCCGTGCCGCGCGCGCTCCGCGGACAGCCGCCGACCTCCGCGTGATGGCGGCCCAGAGCCGCACCACGTCCTCGGCCCGGAAGCGGTCGCCCTCCCCCGCACCCACGGCCGCAGCCCGGGCGCCGGTCGCTTCGTCGGCACGCCGGCACAGTCGCTGA
- a CDS encoding WhiB family transcriptional regulator — MTSTTNSPTRHRLLGDQTWRADAVCQSTEYNPVDPEIFFPEPDETDKITAAKALCDQCPVRRTCLDAALEGGDADGIRGGLTEEERGPLHEKIADRLDYSRVNDTIAGRDIHLTKAERRAVIRAAYRHGVTEQRLAWLLKITEEHAQKRYRELRRALRNRELNQPETVTAPSEAGSERLGRDDFGTAA; from the coding sequence ATGACCAGCACGACGAACAGCCCCACCCGCCACCGCCTCCTCGGTGACCAGACCTGGCGGGCCGATGCCGTCTGCCAGAGCACCGAGTACAACCCGGTGGATCCCGAGATCTTCTTCCCGGAGCCCGACGAGACCGACAAGATCACCGCAGCGAAGGCGCTGTGCGACCAGTGCCCGGTCCGCCGCACCTGCTTGGACGCGGCGCTGGAAGGCGGCGACGCCGACGGCATCCGAGGCGGACTGACCGAGGAGGAGCGCGGACCTCTGCACGAGAAGATCGCCGACCGCCTCGACTACAGCCGTGTCAACGACACCATCGCCGGTCGCGACATCCACCTCACCAAGGCCGAGCGCCGCGCGGTCATCCGCGCCGCCTACCGCCACGGGGTGACCGAGCAGCGCCTGGCCTGGCTGCTGAAGATCACCGAGGAGCACGCCCAGAAGCGGTACCGCGAACTCCGCCGCGCCCTGCGCAACCGAGAACTCAACCAGCCCGAGACGGTCACCGCCCCGTCTGAGGCCGGCAGCGAGCGCCTGGGCCGCGACGACTTCGGGACGGCGGCGTGA
- a CDS encoding ATP-binding protein gives MRTRHREPQALGEGTLDRMARILAARNIAPAVVAAPPQEPEPVSALEALSAGMPPRYRAAVADHPQVLAWVRTVAEAAVAPNQGARRQVTTGPSLLMAGVVGAGKTHQAYGAVRQLVQSGVGVRWRATTAADLYADLRPRPGADSERALAAVSRCPLLIIDDLGAAKASEWVEEVTYRLINRRYNYELPTLITTNLAIRDLRAHLGDRVASRLAQMTTRVEFEQVDRRRHRLAA, from the coding sequence ATGCGCACCCGTCACCGCGAGCCGCAGGCCCTCGGCGAGGGCACCCTGGACCGGATGGCCCGGATCCTGGCCGCGCGCAACATCGCCCCCGCCGTCGTCGCCGCGCCACCCCAAGAGCCCGAGCCGGTCTCCGCGCTGGAGGCTCTGTCGGCCGGGATGCCCCCGCGCTATCGGGCGGCCGTCGCCGACCACCCTCAGGTCTTGGCCTGGGTCCGGACCGTCGCCGAGGCCGCCGTCGCCCCCAACCAGGGAGCCCGGCGGCAGGTCACCACCGGACCCAGCCTGCTGATGGCCGGCGTCGTCGGCGCGGGCAAGACGCACCAGGCGTACGGCGCGGTCCGGCAGCTGGTGCAGAGCGGAGTCGGCGTGCGCTGGCGCGCTACCACCGCCGCCGACTTGTACGCCGACCTGCGGCCCCGGCCCGGAGCCGACAGCGAGCGGGCCCTGGCTGCCGTCAGCCGCTGCCCGCTGCTGATCATCGACGACCTCGGCGCGGCCAAGGCCAGCGAGTGGGTCGAGGAAGTGACGTACCGGCTGATCAACCGCCGGTACAACTACGAGCTTCCGACCCTGATCACCACCAACTTGGCGATCAGGGACCTCCGGGCCCACCTCGGCGACCGCGTCGCCTCCCGGCTCGCCCAGATGACCACCCGGGTCGAGTTCGAGCAGGTCGACCGCAGACGACACCGCCTCGCGGCCTGA
- a CDS encoding transcriptional regulator: MLAMPSGTLACPDTSRQHRLAAQLADMIPGAATIRVGLDDPKQRWPHLHAIVKDAAGKTLEPNRTPLRVAAHWILRVWPEADWTRPQVLGLATDTLTRSDLVAADRGR, translated from the coding sequence ATGCTCGCCATGCCGAGCGGAACTCTGGCCTGCCCGGACACCAGCCGCCAGCATCGCCTCGCGGCCCAGCTCGCCGACATGATCCCGGGCGCGGCCACCATCCGGGTCGGTCTCGACGATCCGAAGCAGAGGTGGCCCCACCTGCACGCGATCGTCAAGGACGCGGCCGGAAAGACCCTGGAGCCGAACCGTACGCCCCTCAGGGTCGCAGCCCACTGGATCCTGCGGGTCTGGCCGGAGGCGGACTGGACCCGACCTCAGGTCCTCGGCCTCGCCACCGACACCCTCACCCGCAGCGACCTGGTCGCCGCCGACCGGGGCCGCTGA
- a CDS encoding winged helix-turn-helix transcriptional regulator: protein MPAPAQPPAFSFASIDAQRVEDALARIGPKWTTWSTMILAQENRPMRVRDVAAQLPFVGEQTVSKRLATMHADGLVTRSDDRHGAPYRLSALGTALAPVYRTVSDWSRAHLPLGATAEAHRVEDALRRLHLQDSTAVIQVLGVNGPTRFVHIAEEAGLDNAWTRHRLLRLQADGLVTRAGPRHGDPYVLTDAGQALGAVYATVEHWSEPITTQRASPTPRPAATATQTHAGSPLRADGARTAVALRRSTAAPTSLSSHAPQPQPRVPTAVAAQSAPGRAR, encoded by the coding sequence ATGCCCGCCCCCGCTCAGCCCCCCGCCTTCTCCTTCGCATCGATCGACGCGCAGCGCGTCGAGGACGCGCTTGCCCGGATCGGACCGAAGTGGACCACCTGGTCGACGATGATCCTGGCCCAGGAGAACCGCCCCATGCGCGTGCGCGACGTCGCCGCCCAGCTTCCCTTCGTCGGCGAGCAGACCGTCAGCAAGCGCCTGGCTACCATGCACGCCGATGGACTGGTCACCCGGTCCGACGACCGCCATGGGGCCCCGTACCGGCTCAGCGCGCTCGGCACGGCACTGGCTCCCGTGTACCGCACCGTGTCGGACTGGTCCCGGGCCCACCTGCCGCTCGGGGCGACGGCCGAAGCCCATCGCGTCGAGGACGCCCTGCGTCGGCTGCACCTTCAAGACTCGACCGCGGTGATCCAGGTCCTCGGCGTGAACGGACCGACGCGGTTCGTCCACATCGCAGAGGAGGCCGGTCTGGACAATGCGTGGACCCGGCATCGTCTTCTGCGGCTGCAGGCCGACGGCCTGGTCACCCGCGCCGGTCCGCGCCACGGCGACCCCTACGTCCTGACCGATGCCGGTCAGGCGTTGGGAGCCGTCTACGCAACCGTTGAACACTGGAGCGAGCCGATAACGACGCAGAGGGCTTCGCCGACTCCGCGCCCTGCCGCGACGGCCACTCAGACCCACGCCGGGAGCCCGCTGCGGGCGGACGGTGCCCGAACCGCGGTGGCCCTGCGGCGAAGCACTGCCGCGCCGACCTCCTTGTCCAGCCACGCGCCGCAGCCGCAACCGCGGGTGCCGACGGCGGTGGCCGCCCAGTCAGCCCCGGGCCGAGCCCGGTGA
- a CDS encoding relaxase/mobilization nuclease domain-containing protein, with the protein MVPDIGRGSRTHGLLVYLYGPGRREEHADAHLVGSWDGFAPDPGRDTSPDPDPKATLARLTAALDLRVKQAGDRAPAKHVWHCSVRTAPGDRRFSDKEWNAIAQRIVHATGIAPDGDPDGCRWIAVRHAEDHIHIVATLVRGDLRNPRLNYDFNKAQAECRRIEKEMGLRRLNAGDGTAAKNPTSAEKFKAERTGRPETPRETLREAVRQALAGADDEKEFFTRLREAGLRVKVRHAPSGDALGYNVALPGDRNRHGEPVWYPGSKLAPDLSLPKIRLRLADDTAEQAAPSAVEGRPEWSPPARARRSATGTAERAAGLLDGDGDDDEAAAQLVGAGELLDAVAQTSPAATRAELAAAARAFERATRSHVRAERADTRALRSAARGIVQAGGALGRGEDGGTTAMLLSTLVLVAIAAARWHSARGHAQQAHASRQAAEHLRTAYRQVAVAPMRALHDRGRALPEAQRRTHEATLRAVLPEQGVRADGVPAETDALVATLAQAEQAGHDPEALLRQAIDMRELDTAADVNDVLVWRLRRIAQLPAHPGEAARRQQAGARSDRAAASRTSGQNVPAAAPRPAVSDPRSRPPRR; encoded by the coding sequence ATGGTTCCTGACATCGGACGCGGCTCCCGCACCCACGGCCTCCTCGTCTACCTCTACGGTCCCGGCCGGCGCGAGGAGCACGCCGACGCACACCTCGTGGGCTCCTGGGACGGCTTCGCCCCCGACCCCGGCCGCGACACCAGCCCCGACCCCGACCCGAAGGCCACCCTCGCCCGCCTCACCGCCGCCCTTGATCTGCGGGTCAAGCAGGCCGGCGACCGCGCACCCGCCAAGCATGTCTGGCACTGCTCGGTCCGCACCGCCCCCGGCGACCGGCGGTTCTCCGACAAGGAGTGGAACGCCATCGCCCAGCGCATCGTCCACGCCACGGGCATCGCCCCGGACGGTGACCCCGACGGCTGCCGGTGGATCGCCGTACGCCACGCGGAAGACCACATCCACATCGTCGCCACCCTGGTCCGAGGGGACCTGCGCAACCCCCGCCTGAACTACGACTTCAACAAGGCCCAGGCCGAATGCCGGCGCATCGAGAAGGAGATGGGCCTGCGCCGCCTCAACGCCGGCGACGGCACCGCAGCGAAGAACCCCACCAGCGCCGAGAAGTTCAAGGCCGAACGCACCGGCCGCCCCGAGACCCCCCGCGAGACGCTCCGCGAAGCCGTCCGCCAAGCCCTCGCAGGAGCGGACGACGAGAAGGAGTTCTTCACCCGGCTGCGCGAGGCGGGCCTGCGCGTGAAGGTGCGCCACGCCCCCTCCGGTGACGCGCTCGGCTACAACGTGGCCCTGCCCGGCGACCGCAACCGCCACGGCGAGCCGGTCTGGTACCCCGGCTCCAAGCTGGCCCCCGACCTGTCCCTCCCGAAGATCCGCCTCCGGCTCGCCGACGATACTGCCGAGCAGGCAGCGCCTTCGGCTGTCGAAGGCCGGCCGGAGTGGTCGCCGCCCGCCCGAGCACGCCGCAGCGCCACCGGCACCGCCGAGCGTGCCGCCGGCCTCCTCGACGGCGACGGCGACGACGATGAAGCCGCCGCCCAGCTCGTCGGCGCCGGCGAACTCCTGGACGCGGTAGCCCAGACCTCCCCGGCCGCCACCCGCGCCGAGCTGGCCGCCGCCGCCCGCGCCTTCGAACGGGCGACCCGCAGTCACGTCCGAGCAGAACGAGCAGACACCCGGGCGCTCCGCTCCGCAGCCCGGGGCATCGTCCAGGCCGGCGGCGCGCTCGGCCGGGGTGAGGACGGCGGCACCACCGCCATGCTCCTCTCCACCTTGGTCCTGGTCGCCATCGCGGCTGCCCGCTGGCACTCCGCCCGCGGTCACGCCCAGCAGGCGCACGCCTCCAGGCAAGCTGCCGAGCATCTGCGCACCGCCTACCGCCAGGTCGCCGTCGCCCCGATGCGAGCCCTGCACGACCGAGGCCGTGCCCTTCCCGAAGCCCAACGCCGGACCCACGAGGCCACCCTCCGCGCGGTTCTGCCGGAGCAGGGCGTACGAGCGGACGGCGTGCCGGCGGAGACTGATGCCCTGGTCGCCACCCTTGCCCAGGCCGAGCAGGCGGGCCACGACCCCGAGGCCCTTCTGCGACAGGCCATCGACATGCGCGAACTCGACACCGCCGCGGACGTGAACGACGTCCTGGTCTGGCGCCTGCGCCGGATCGCCCAGCTCCCCGCCCATCCAGGGGAAGCTGCTCGTCGCCAGCAGGCCGGCGCCCGGTCGGACAGGGCCGCGGCCAGCCGCACCAGCGGGCAGAACGTACCCGCAGCGGCGCCGCGCCCTGCCGTCTCCGACCCGCGCAGCCGCCCACCGCGCCGCTGA
- a CDS encoding DUF2637 domain-containing protein — translation MTTVTAPRTAHISGWDRAVVIALGGAGCALSYDALQQMAVAIHIRGFLTYLFPLVIDGFIAYGVRALLVLRDAPLRARLYVWTLFGTATAASIWANALHAVRLNEEAVTGTGLRLGDTVVAVLSTIAPLALAGAVHLYILIARGPVKSSDREDLGQAGQPGQVDRGEAVEVTRTDRVGQQQPAAGQVTSGQPVTALTDRPPLSLDKKAPAPRSLTGDTTPAGSPAPVTGHPGHSGQPHEAADLPGQPDTARPVTARPVTDRAEDTAPVTGDQNSVAADSGQPVTQPPVTDRGTRTPGDRRPDPDTEELLKIARSAVRTQDKLTRKVVAQAIRGQQIPLSSDTLTTLMAQLRAQHGQSVTSARP, via the coding sequence GTGACCACCGTGACCGCGCCGAGGACGGCGCACATATCCGGCTGGGACCGAGCGGTCGTCATCGCCCTCGGCGGCGCGGGCTGCGCCCTGTCGTACGACGCGCTGCAGCAGATGGCCGTCGCCATCCACATCCGAGGCTTCCTCACCTACCTCTTCCCCCTGGTGATCGACGGGTTCATCGCCTACGGCGTCCGGGCCCTCCTGGTCCTGCGCGACGCGCCGCTGCGCGCCCGGCTCTACGTCTGGACGCTCTTCGGCACGGCCACCGCCGCCAGCATCTGGGCCAACGCCCTCCACGCCGTCCGGCTCAACGAGGAAGCGGTCACCGGCACCGGCCTCCGGCTCGGCGACACGGTGGTCGCGGTGCTGTCCACCATCGCCCCGCTCGCCCTGGCAGGCGCCGTCCACCTCTACATCCTCATCGCCCGCGGGCCGGTCAAGAGCAGTGACCGCGAGGACCTCGGTCAGGCCGGTCAGCCGGGTCAGGTCGACCGGGGCGAGGCCGTCGAGGTCACCCGGACCGACCGGGTCGGTCAGCAGCAGCCGGCGGCCGGTCAGGTCACCTCCGGTCAGCCGGTCACCGCACTGACCGACCGGCCCCCGCTGTCTCTGGACAAGAAGGCCCCCGCCCCCCGGTCACTGACCGGGGACACGACCCCGGCGGGCAGCCCGGCGCCGGTCACTGGCCACCCCGGTCACTCCGGTCAGCCGCACGAGGCCGCTGACCTGCCCGGACAGCCGGACACGGCGCGGCCGGTCACGGCGCGGCCGGTCACTGACCGCGCCGAAGACACCGCCCCGGTCACCGGTGACCAGAACAGCGTGGCGGCGGATTCCGGTCAGCCGGTCACCCAGCCGCCGGTCACTGACCGGGGCACCCGGACACCCGGTGACCGGAGGCCCGACCCGGACACCGAGGAGCTGCTGAAGATCGCCCGGTCAGCGGTCAGGACCCAGGACAAGCTGACCCGCAAGGTGGTCGCCCAGGCGATCCGCGGTCAGCAGATCCCGCTCTCCAGCGACACCCTGACCACCCTGATGGCCCAGCTCCGCGCCCAGCACGGACAGTCGGTCACCTCCGCCCGCCCCTGA
- a CDS encoding HAD-IA family hydrolase: protein MSNRRTGLILDFGGVLTTPLLPAVLAFEQREGLPQGACLTALYKDEEGVRITSDLERGAVSQAEWNEFAGKMLGVPADNLMGRIFGDLRPEPLMINAAAAARRAGIQVGILSNSVGLAPWDLYDGYELERLYDVVVISEQHLLRKPDPELFEITLKLMDLPAEECVFVDDTEAYVQAAEQLGVTGVHNQDPRQTVAMLSELLGVDLAAS, encoded by the coding sequence ATGTCCAACCGCCGCACGGGCCTCATCCTCGATTTCGGAGGCGTTCTCACCACTCCGCTGCTGCCTGCAGTGCTCGCGTTCGAGCAGCGCGAGGGCCTGCCGCAGGGCGCCTGCCTTACGGCCCTGTACAAGGACGAGGAGGGTGTCCGGATCACCAGCGACCTCGAGCGCGGAGCGGTCTCCCAGGCCGAGTGGAACGAGTTCGCCGGCAAGATGCTGGGTGTGCCGGCTGACAACCTGATGGGCCGCATCTTCGGCGACCTTCGCCCCGAGCCGCTGATGATCAATGCGGCTGCCGCGGCGAGGCGGGCCGGGATCCAGGTGGGCATCCTGTCCAACAGCGTGGGACTCGCCCCGTGGGACCTGTACGACGGCTACGAACTTGAGCGACTGTACGACGTCGTGGTGATCTCCGAGCAGCACCTGCTGCGCAAGCCTGACCCCGAGCTCTTCGAGATCACGCTCAAGCTCATGGATCTGCCCGCCGAGGAGTGCGTCTTCGTCGATGACACCGAAGCGTACGTCCAGGCAGCAGAACAGCTCGGCGTTACAGGAGTGCACAATCAGGACCCCCGGCAGACGGTGGCCATGCTCTCCGAGCTGCTCGGCGTGGACCTCGCGGCGTCGTAG
- the mobC gene encoding plasmid mobilization relaxosome protein MobC translates to MTTVDPAATTAGEQRDPTTAPGGASYRVRRSYGPSYALVPAPEGEGSPAGPRARAHGDQPDTRHQGAPVTGGEADRDDHREQPSPSTPAFPDRTPRRRSRNPSERTRKTTTRLSDDEKAEIVAAAAQRNVTVARFLAAAGLAAARGSTALHTNEQLDTAIDELAALRTALARIGNNINQIAYVHNAGGQPRPGELDLALSVLLRILARVDDAANDLVIRRL, encoded by the coding sequence GTGACCACCGTCGACCCGGCGGCAACCACGGCCGGAGAGCAGCGTGACCCCACGACGGCTCCTGGCGGAGCAAGCTATCGCGTACGACGGTCCTACGGCCCGTCGTACGCACTTGTCCCCGCCCCAGAGGGCGAGGGAAGCCCGGCTGGTCCCCGAGCGAGGGCGCACGGGGACCAGCCGGACACCCGGCACCAGGGGGCGCCAGTCACCGGGGGAGAAGCCGACCGCGACGACCACCGCGAGCAGCCGAGCCCGAGCACGCCCGCCTTCCCCGACCGCACACCGCGCCGCCGCAGCCGCAACCCGAGCGAGCGCACCCGCAAGACGACCACCCGTCTCTCCGACGACGAGAAAGCCGAGATCGTCGCCGCCGCCGCGCAGCGCAACGTCACCGTCGCCCGCTTCCTCGCCGCCGCCGGCCTTGCCGCCGCCCGCGGTTCGACCGCCCTGCACACCAACGAACAACTCGACACCGCCATCGACGAACTCGCCGCCCTGCGTACCGCGCTGGCCCGGATCGGCAACAACATCAACCAGATCGCCTACGTCCACAACGCCGGCGGGCAGCCCCGCCCCGGTGAACTCGACCTCGCGCTGAGTGTTCTGCTCCGGATCCTCGCCCGCGTCGACGACGCGGCGAACGACCTGGTGATCAGGCGGCTTTGA
- a CDS encoding large ATP-binding protein: MNPYDPNEQPGPHLVAETLGVSEVTTLNTTYRPSSPLYRAATRVIGAAYELDARHDQVTRAAKDALRLLEPVGNGKLGGARVSYAILRSSIPKLGDLLTQQDRAYDHLVEAISAYRRLLPESGTEHSTVKALEADQELGAGRDDDWAIAGDRRLRALEAAEAGGLRFHQSALYGHAYVSDSRRPHTAPQVWPQTAQRLVADGLLHQDTSESLYRPGQLLSLTPQGEVALREARTATPRVNAALIRSNAPAGPGLVADSAAVPVAWTANTASRSR, encoded by the coding sequence GTGAACCCCTACGACCCGAACGAGCAGCCCGGCCCCCACCTCGTCGCCGAGACGCTCGGCGTCTCGGAAGTCACCACGCTCAACACCACGTACCGCCCCAGCAGTCCGCTGTACCGGGCCGCGACACGGGTGATCGGGGCCGCGTACGAACTTGATGCGCGGCACGACCAGGTGACGCGCGCCGCCAAGGACGCTCTCCGGCTGCTCGAACCCGTCGGGAACGGCAAGCTCGGCGGTGCACGCGTCTCGTACGCGATCCTGCGGAGTTCGATCCCGAAGCTCGGCGACCTCCTCACTCAGCAGGATCGGGCCTACGACCATCTCGTCGAGGCCATCTCCGCGTACCGGCGTCTTCTGCCCGAGTCCGGCACCGAGCACTCGACGGTGAAGGCCCTCGAGGCGGACCAGGAGCTAGGTGCCGGCCGGGACGACGACTGGGCCATCGCGGGTGATCGCCGGCTCAGGGCTCTCGAAGCTGCCGAGGCCGGCGGCCTCCGATTCCACCAGAGCGCGCTCTACGGCCACGCCTACGTCTCGGACAGCCGACGCCCGCACACCGCTCCTCAGGTCTGGCCCCAGACCGCTCAGCGGCTGGTCGCCGACGGACTGCTGCACCAGGACACCAGCGAGAGCCTGTACCGGCCCGGACAGCTCCTCTCGCTCACCCCGCAAGGCGAAGTCGCCCTGCGTGAAGCGCGTACGGCGACGCCGCGCGTGAACGCCGCCCTCATCCGCAGCAACGCCCCGGCCGGCCCCGGCCTCGTCGCCGACTCGGCCGCCGTGCCCGTCGCCTGGACGGCCAATACGGCCTCCCGCTCCCGCTGA
- a CDS encoding DUF317 domain-containing protein has translation MNASAALLPAVVRPSVEDRRWLSSDHCATPVLELLHALDWTVVDTPECNVHATSPDGRVYVGWLPEDPTAWTRDIVWQVQVLPTEGDVWVQEFGTHTPAEAVASFITALVAHSTR, from the coding sequence GTGAACGCCTCCGCCGCCCTCCTGCCCGCCGTCGTCCGCCCCTCCGTGGAAGACCGCCGCTGGCTCTCCTCGGACCACTGCGCCACCCCGGTCCTCGAACTCCTCCACGCCCTCGACTGGACGGTCGTCGACACCCCGGAGTGCAACGTCCACGCGACGAGCCCGGACGGCCGCGTCTACGTCGGCTGGCTCCCCGAGGACCCCACCGCCTGGACGCGCGACATCGTCTGGCAGGTCCAGGTACTGCCCACCGAAGGCGACGTGTGGGTCCAGGAGTTCGGCACCCACACCCCCGCCGAGGCGGTAGCCAGCTTCATCACGGCCCTCGTCGCCCACTCCACCCGCTGA